A window of Gasterosteus aculeatus chromosome 9, fGasAcu3.hap1.1, whole genome shotgun sequence contains these coding sequences:
- the fam83gb gene encoding protein FAM83G isoform X1, translating into MALSQVQCLDNHHVNSRVSEGKPEFFYCEDQRLALEVLVADGRDAFADHVREKGVRDFLSEPELERIARTAEAYRPGGEHHHKLENPGPGNLTPGSGEFGGDGEVSLQYWPDRSEGSVGELDLGWPDSISYRGVTRVTVHTQPPSEGHTHIKEVVRKSIASAQRVIAVVMDVFTDVDIFRDLLDASYKRKVPVYIIIDVASVPCFLSMCGRADMHSGHLKNLRVRSCGGVEFFTRTAQKVRGSLSQKFLLIDGDRAISGSYSFTWSSSRLDRNLITVITGQAVETFDLEFCNLYLVSRGVSLNKVPMVDEPTPELVLYSAPAPVSAAVARKLVNPKYALVATGNYTSPTSSDQNSSNRNSQNPNGLKVMKKRLRHVVEEQPLHPGLAHLEKVYLIPYLPTWPEPDPPSDVIGFINIRDEKRANQVHLQRSERFETSQAIRFSAPLFLPAKTEEPSSSGDAKAAGGAEDPPGDTSADASAAVSPTGKQPKEKTHTAPNEDQTDATGSSEPPRQPSAPSTPVTRTPTAPSPPQVPPDAKPTNDDQQTPATEPVAPPIPKRRTLQLVIHPAPSEQPDQPQVSLMKMDQLDGSEGFAEKGAHEEPAPARGRMAPKDDGRDSGSTGEGSLDSVKVMCDRAANEAPSSNSTASEEEFYECTQSELSDPMVNGATTGSGRGHRLGDGVNVMARLSQSMLDLRQTSQSEEGSALIRQSQQLRQQGHRSPRRHIGQLFHTSKSPGRGPKVIIAKPGRFYRPNRPDVQVIGGHRYWQGQGIQRDHGQQRTEMRSSRSPRRHSPGYRKTDSASAQPVGEPSGLLGVSLSKLSNLRHLRARGGSSQKTAFESNKADR; encoded by the exons ATGGCTTTGTCTCAGGTCCAATGTCTGGACAACCACCACGTCAACTCGCGCGTGAGCGAGGGGAAGCCGGAGTTCTTCTACTGCGAGGACCAGCGGCTGGCGCTCGAGGTGCTGGTCGCCGACGGCCGCGATGCGTTCGCGGACCACGTCCGCGAGAAGGGCGTGCGGGACTTCCTCTCGGAACCGGAGCTGGAGCGGATCGCGCGCACGGCGGAGGCCTACCGGCCCGGCGGCGAGCATCACCACAAGCTGGAGAACCCCGGGCCCGGGAACCTCACGCCGGGCTCCGGGGAATTCGGAGGGGACGGCGAGGTGTCGCTGCAGTATTGGCCGGACCGCTCGGAGGGCTCGGTGGGGGAGCTGGACCTCGGCTGGCCCGATTCCATCTCGTACCGAGGGGTCACGCGCGTGACCGTGCACACGCAACCGCCGAGCGAGGGGCACACGCACATCAAGGAGGTGGTGCGCAAAAGCATTGCGTCAGCGCAGAGG gtgattGCCGTGGTGATGGATGTATTTACAGACGTGGATATCTTTCGAGACCTGCTGGATGCGTCCTACAAACGCAAAGTTCCTGTGTACATTATCATTGACGTGGCTTCGGTCCCCTGCTTTCTTTCCATGTGTGGCAGAGCTGATATGCACAGTGGACACCTAAAg AATCTGCGCGTTCGCAGCTGTGGCGGCGTGGAGTTCTTCACACGGACGGCACAGAAGGTGCGTGGATCACTGAGCCAGAAGTTCCTCCTGATAGACGGAGACAGAGCCATCTCCGGCTCCTACAG CTTCACTTGGTCCTCATCTCGTTTGGACCGGAACCTCATCACCGTGATCACGGGACAGGCGGTGGAGACATTCGACCTGGAGTTCTGTAACCTTTACCTCGTGTCCAGAGGCGTGTCTCTGAACAAGGTCCCCATGGTCGATGAGCCGACCCCCGAACTGGTCCTCTACTCGGCTCCTGCTCCGGTGTCAGCCGCTGTTGCTAGGAAGCTCGTCAATCCAAAATACGCCCTTGTTGCCACGGGAAACTACACAAGTCCCACCTCTTCCGACCAAAACTCCAGCAACAGGAACTCGCAGAATCCCAATGGGCTTAAGGTTATGAAAAAACGCCTCAGACATGTCGTTGAGGAGCAACCTTTACATCCGGGATTAGCCCACCTGGAGAAAGTGTACCTGATCCCTTACCTGCCCACTTGGCCGGAGCCGGACCCGCCAAGCGACGTGATTGGCTTCATCAACATTAGGGATGAAAAGCGAGCCAATCAGGTTCACTTACAGAGGTCGGAGCGGTTTGAGACCAGCCAGGCAATACGCTTCAGTGCACCACTTTTTCTACCAGCCAAGACTGAGGAACCGTCTTCATCTGGAGATGCAAAGGCTGCCGGAGGAGCAGAAGATCCCCCCGGCGACACGAGTGCAGACGCCTCTGCTGCTGTGAGTCCCACAGGCAAACAACCCAAGGAGAAAACGCACACCGCTCCGAATGAAGATCAAACTGATGCAACAGGTTCCAGTGAGCCCCCCCGGCAGCCCAGCGCGCCTTCAACACCGGTCACACGCACACCGACCGCACCATCACCGCCCCAAGTCCCTCCTGATGCAAAGCCTACAAACGATGATCAGCAAACTCCAGCGACTGAGCCCGTAGCGCCTCCTATTCCTAAACGCCGCACGCTGCAGTTAGTCAtacaccccgccccctcagaGCAGCCGGACCAACCACAGGTCTCCTTGATGAAAATGGACCAGTTGGATGGTTCGGAGGGTTTCGCCGAAAAGGGGGCCCACGAGGAGCCGGCGCCCGCCCGGGGCCGGATGGCGCCGAAGGACGACGGCAGGGACTCTGGCAGCACGGGCGAGGGCAGCCTGGACAGCGTAAAGGTCATGTGCGACCGGGCGGCCAACGAGGCTCCTTCAAGCAACTCCACGGCCTCGGAGGAGGAGTTCTATGAATGTACCCAGTCGGAGCTGAGCGACCCGATGGTCAACGGGGCGACCACGGGGTCCGGGCGCGGGCATCGCCTCGGTGACGGGGTCAACGTGATGGCCCGCCTCTCCCAGAGCATGCTGGATCTGCGGCAGACCAGCCAGTCAGAGGAGGGCAGTGCCCTCATCCGCCAATCACAGCAGCTCCGCCAACAAGGACACCGGTCCCCTCGTAGGCACATTGGGCAG TTGTTCCACACCTCCAAATCGCCAGGTCGAGGACCTAAAGTCATCATCGCCAAACCGGGACGTTTTTATCGCCCCAACCGACCGGATGTCCAGGTGATCGGAGGACATCGGTACTGGCAGGGTCAGGGCATCCAGCGCGACCACGGCCAGCAGCGTACAGAGATGCGATCCAGCCGGTCGCCGCGGCGACACAGCCCGGGTTACAGGAAGACGGATAGCGCCTCGGCACAGCCGGTAGGCGAGCCGTCAGGGTTGCTAGGAGTATCTCTTTCAAAACTGAGCAATTTGAGACACTTGAGGGCGCGAGGGGGCTCATCGCAGAAGACAGCGTTTGAAAGTAACAAGGCTGACAGGTAG
- the fam83gb gene encoding protein FAM83G isoform X2: protein MALSQVQCLDNHHVNSRVSEGKPEFFYCEDQRLALEVLVADGRDAFADHVREKGVRDFLSEPELERIARTAEAYRPGGEHHHKLENPGPGNLTPGSGEFGGDGEVSLQYWPDRSEGSVGELDLGWPDSISYRGVTRVTVHTQPPSEGHTHIKEVVRKSIASAQRVIAVVMDVFTDVDIFRDLLDASYKRKVPVYIIIDVASVPCFLSMCGRADMHSGHLKNLRVRSCGGVEFFTRTAQKVRGSLSQKFLLIDGDRAISGSYSFTWSSSRLDRNLITVITGQAVETFDLEFCNLYLVSRGVSLNKVPMVDEPTPELVLYSAPAPVSAAVARKLVNPKYALVATGNYTSPTSSDQNSSNRNSQNPNGLKVMKKRLRHVVEEQPLHPGLAHLEKVYLIPYLPTWPEPDPPSDVIGFINIRDEKRANQVHLQRSERFETSQAIRFSAPLFLPAKTEEPSSSGDAKAAGGAEDPPGDTSADASAAVSPTGKQPKEKTHTAPNEDQTDATGSSEPPRQPSAPSTPVTRTPTAPSPPQVPPDAKPTNDDQQTPATEPVAPPIPKRRTLQLVIHPAPSEQPDQPQVSLMKMDQLDGSEGFAEKGAHEEPAPARGRMAPKDDGRDSGSTGEGSLDSVKVMCDRAANEAPSSNSTASEEEFYECTQSELSDPMVNGATTGSGRGHRLGDGVNVMARLSQSMLDLRQTSQSEEGSALIRQSQQLRQQGHRSPRRHIGCSTPPNRQVEDLKSSSPNRDVFIAPTDRMSR from the exons ATGGCTTTGTCTCAGGTCCAATGTCTGGACAACCACCACGTCAACTCGCGCGTGAGCGAGGGGAAGCCGGAGTTCTTCTACTGCGAGGACCAGCGGCTGGCGCTCGAGGTGCTGGTCGCCGACGGCCGCGATGCGTTCGCGGACCACGTCCGCGAGAAGGGCGTGCGGGACTTCCTCTCGGAACCGGAGCTGGAGCGGATCGCGCGCACGGCGGAGGCCTACCGGCCCGGCGGCGAGCATCACCACAAGCTGGAGAACCCCGGGCCCGGGAACCTCACGCCGGGCTCCGGGGAATTCGGAGGGGACGGCGAGGTGTCGCTGCAGTATTGGCCGGACCGCTCGGAGGGCTCGGTGGGGGAGCTGGACCTCGGCTGGCCCGATTCCATCTCGTACCGAGGGGTCACGCGCGTGACCGTGCACACGCAACCGCCGAGCGAGGGGCACACGCACATCAAGGAGGTGGTGCGCAAAAGCATTGCGTCAGCGCAGAGG gtgattGCCGTGGTGATGGATGTATTTACAGACGTGGATATCTTTCGAGACCTGCTGGATGCGTCCTACAAACGCAAAGTTCCTGTGTACATTATCATTGACGTGGCTTCGGTCCCCTGCTTTCTTTCCATGTGTGGCAGAGCTGATATGCACAGTGGACACCTAAAg AATCTGCGCGTTCGCAGCTGTGGCGGCGTGGAGTTCTTCACACGGACGGCACAGAAGGTGCGTGGATCACTGAGCCAGAAGTTCCTCCTGATAGACGGAGACAGAGCCATCTCCGGCTCCTACAG CTTCACTTGGTCCTCATCTCGTTTGGACCGGAACCTCATCACCGTGATCACGGGACAGGCGGTGGAGACATTCGACCTGGAGTTCTGTAACCTTTACCTCGTGTCCAGAGGCGTGTCTCTGAACAAGGTCCCCATGGTCGATGAGCCGACCCCCGAACTGGTCCTCTACTCGGCTCCTGCTCCGGTGTCAGCCGCTGTTGCTAGGAAGCTCGTCAATCCAAAATACGCCCTTGTTGCCACGGGAAACTACACAAGTCCCACCTCTTCCGACCAAAACTCCAGCAACAGGAACTCGCAGAATCCCAATGGGCTTAAGGTTATGAAAAAACGCCTCAGACATGTCGTTGAGGAGCAACCTTTACATCCGGGATTAGCCCACCTGGAGAAAGTGTACCTGATCCCTTACCTGCCCACTTGGCCGGAGCCGGACCCGCCAAGCGACGTGATTGGCTTCATCAACATTAGGGATGAAAAGCGAGCCAATCAGGTTCACTTACAGAGGTCGGAGCGGTTTGAGACCAGCCAGGCAATACGCTTCAGTGCACCACTTTTTCTACCAGCCAAGACTGAGGAACCGTCTTCATCTGGAGATGCAAAGGCTGCCGGAGGAGCAGAAGATCCCCCCGGCGACACGAGTGCAGACGCCTCTGCTGCTGTGAGTCCCACAGGCAAACAACCCAAGGAGAAAACGCACACCGCTCCGAATGAAGATCAAACTGATGCAACAGGTTCCAGTGAGCCCCCCCGGCAGCCCAGCGCGCCTTCAACACCGGTCACACGCACACCGACCGCACCATCACCGCCCCAAGTCCCTCCTGATGCAAAGCCTACAAACGATGATCAGCAAACTCCAGCGACTGAGCCCGTAGCGCCTCCTATTCCTAAACGCCGCACGCTGCAGTTAGTCAtacaccccgccccctcagaGCAGCCGGACCAACCACAGGTCTCCTTGATGAAAATGGACCAGTTGGATGGTTCGGAGGGTTTCGCCGAAAAGGGGGCCCACGAGGAGCCGGCGCCCGCCCGGGGCCGGATGGCGCCGAAGGACGACGGCAGGGACTCTGGCAGCACGGGCGAGGGCAGCCTGGACAGCGTAAAGGTCATGTGCGACCGGGCGGCCAACGAGGCTCCTTCAAGCAACTCCACGGCCTCGGAGGAGGAGTTCTATGAATGTACCCAGTCGGAGCTGAGCGACCCGATGGTCAACGGGGCGACCACGGGGTCCGGGCGCGGGCATCGCCTCGGTGACGGGGTCAACGTGATGGCCCGCCTCTCCCAGAGCATGCTGGATCTGCGGCAGACCAGCCAGTCAGAGGAGGGCAGTGCCCTCATCCGCCAATCACAGCAGCTCCGCCAACAAGGACACCGGTCCCCTCGTAGGCACATTGG TTGTTCCACACCTCCAAATCGCCAGGTCGAGGACCTAAAGTCATCATCGCCAAACCGGGACGTTTTTATCGCCCCAACCGACCGGATGTCCAGGTGA